A genome region from Halorussus pelagicus includes the following:
- the gatE gene encoding Glu-tRNA(Gln) amidotransferase subunit GatE yields MTDHDYEDLGLVAGLEIHQQLDTETKLFCNCPTELREPEDAEREFTRFLHPTKSELGELDEAALEESQVEREFEYLAYDTTCLVEEDDEPPHRLDEQAQSVVLEIAQLLDMDVVDQANVMRKMVVDGSNTSGFQRSTLIATEGEISTSDGPVGVEDLMLEEESAQRVEETDDGVRYSLDRLGIPLVEIGTKPDIRSPEQAREAAETIGMLLRSTGKVKRGLGTIRQDVNISIAEGARVEVKGVQSLDDIDDLVENEVHRQVRLLEIKDELHERDASVGDVVDVTDTFADTDSGVIRGALDSGGKVTAVPLYGFDGLVGAEIQPDRRLGTELSDHAKRHGAGGIFHTDELPAYGVTEEEVAALREAVGASEDDAVAIVAADPETADLAIEAAAERAETAFEGVPEETRGANEDGTTGYLRPLPGAARMYPETDVPPVEPDPSEVETPELLTEKVERYQDEYDLGATLAEQVAYGERMPLFERAVEQLGADPTLAAQTVESTVTELRRDGVPVENLTADHFLGTLEAVADGETAKGNVGEVLTALAESPDLTPVEAIEQEGLGSAGEDEVREAIVSVVERNAEQVEEEGMQAFSGLMGEAMGALGGKADGDTVSELLREEIQKRA; encoded by the coding sequence ATGACTGACCACGATTACGAGGACCTCGGCCTCGTCGCAGGACTGGAGATTCACCAGCAACTCGACACCGAGACCAAACTGTTCTGTAACTGTCCGACCGAACTCCGGGAACCAGAAGACGCCGAGCGCGAGTTCACGCGCTTCCTCCACCCGACCAAGAGCGAACTGGGCGAACTGGACGAGGCCGCCCTCGAAGAGAGTCAGGTCGAGCGCGAGTTCGAGTATCTGGCCTACGACACGACCTGTCTGGTCGAGGAGGACGACGAACCGCCCCACCGACTCGACGAACAGGCCCAGTCGGTCGTCCTCGAAATCGCGCAACTGCTGGACATGGACGTGGTTGACCAAGCCAACGTCATGCGGAAGATGGTCGTGGACGGGTCGAACACCTCCGGCTTCCAGCGCTCGACGCTGATAGCCACCGAGGGCGAGATTTCGACCAGCGACGGGCCGGTCGGCGTCGAGGACCTGATGCTCGAAGAGGAGTCGGCCCAGCGCGTCGAGGAGACCGACGACGGCGTGCGCTACAGCCTGGACAGACTCGGCATCCCGCTGGTGGAAATCGGCACCAAGCCTGACATTCGGTCGCCCGAGCAGGCCCGCGAGGCCGCCGAGACCATCGGCATGCTCCTGCGCTCGACGGGCAAGGTCAAGCGCGGACTGGGCACCATCCGCCAAGACGTGAACATCTCCATCGCGGAGGGCGCGCGCGTCGAGGTCAAGGGCGTCCAGAGCCTCGACGACATCGACGACCTCGTGGAAAACGAGGTCCACCGGCAGGTCCGCCTGCTCGAAATCAAGGACGAGCTTCACGAGCGCGACGCCTCGGTCGGCGACGTGGTAGACGTGACCGACACCTTCGCGGACACCGACTCGGGCGTCATCCGCGGCGCGCTCGACTCCGGCGGGAAGGTCACGGCGGTCCCGCTGTACGGCTTCGACGGACTGGTCGGCGCGGAGATTCAACCCGACCGCCGCCTCGGGACGGAACTGTCCGACCACGCCAAGCGCCACGGCGCGGGCGGCATCTTCCACACCGACGAACTCCCGGCCTACGGCGTGACCGAGGAAGAGGTCGCGGCCCTGCGCGAGGCGGTCGGCGCGAGCGAGGACGACGCGGTGGCCATCGTCGCCGCGGACCCCGAGACCGCCGACCTCGCAATCGAGGCCGCGGCCGAGCGCGCCGAGACGGCCTTCGAGGGCGTCCCCGAGGAGACCCGCGGCGCGAACGAGGACGGCACGACCGGCTACCTCCGACCCCTGCCGGGCGCGGCCCGGATGTATCCCGAGACCGACGTGCCGCCGGTCGAACCCGACCCGAGCGAGGTCGAGACGCCCGAACTCCTGACCGAGAAGGTCGAGCGCTATCAGGACGAGTACGACCTCGGCGCGACGCTGGCCGAGCAGGTCGCCTACGGCGAGCGCATGCCGCTGTTCGAGCGCGCCGTCGAGCAGTTGGGCGCGGACCCGACTCTCGCGGCCCAGACCGTCGAGAGTACGGTCACGGAACTCCGGCGCGACGGCGTGCCAGTCGAGAACCTGACCGCGGACCACTTCCTCGGGACGCTCGAAGCCGTCGCCGACGGCGAGACCGCGAAGGGCAACGTCGGCGAGGTGCTGACGGCGCTCGCGGAGAGTCCGGACCTCACCCCGGTGGAGGCCATCGAGCAGGAAGGTCTCGGCAGTGCGGGTGAGGACGAGGTGCGCGAGGCCATCGTCAGCGTCGTCGAGCGCAACGCGGAGCAGGTCGAAGAAGAAGGCATGCAGGCGTTCTCCGGCCTGATGGGCGAGGCGATGGGCGCGCTCGGCGGGAAAGCTGACGGTGACACGGTGAGCGAACTGCTCCGCGAGGAGATTCAGAAACGGGCGTAG
- a CDS encoding globin-coupled sensor protein, giving the protein METAASDDRLASQIDGDSLLASLDIDEEEIRWRKDFTGFGPDDADRLTEMGDLFESVADDAVEEFYDHLTDYEETTAVLDRSTRTVEQLKQTQAEYLVSLADGEYDRDYFENRARIGKIHDMLDMPMKHYLGAYALYFNMLLPRIGERVVERTTERMDEEATAVVREEFSEGIEEILSLFRIVNLDMQVVSDTYIHSYNEQIQETNSRLVHLQETISEDVESSLDDLSDSAAGVAESADEIHDLTREQASDVDDIAEETENMSATVEEVAASAEQVEQTSRQAKELATEGQQTASDAMDAMADIDDARADVTGDMADLQQTVAEIDEVVEVIDDIAEQTNLLALNASIEAARAGEAGDGFAVVAEEVKNLAEQSKEQASEIEAMVGEIQDKTDDTVESLDRTERRIQSGVDNVESSLETLQDIVEAVEETVHGIGEVAEATDEQAVAAEQVSAMVDEVSRHANNIAREVAEVSEATDEQVERIERIEESVERLDEEAS; this is encoded by the coding sequence ATGGAGACCGCAGCTTCCGACGACCGGTTGGCGAGCCAAATCGACGGCGACTCGCTGTTGGCGTCTCTCGACATCGACGAGGAGGAAATCCGGTGGCGCAAGGATTTCACCGGCTTCGGTCCGGACGACGCCGACCGGCTGACCGAGATGGGCGATCTCTTCGAGTCGGTCGCCGACGACGCGGTCGAGGAGTTTTACGACCATCTGACCGACTACGAGGAGACCACGGCGGTTCTCGACCGCTCGACACGGACGGTCGAGCAACTCAAGCAGACGCAGGCCGAATATCTGGTGTCGCTGGCCGACGGCGAGTACGACCGCGATTACTTCGAGAACCGCGCCCGCATCGGCAAGATTCACGATATGCTGGACATGCCGATGAAACACTATCTCGGGGCGTACGCGCTCTATTTCAATATGCTCCTGCCCCGAATCGGCGAGCGCGTCGTCGAACGCACTACCGAGCGCATGGACGAGGAGGCGACCGCCGTCGTCCGCGAGGAGTTCTCCGAGGGCATCGAAGAGATTCTGTCGCTGTTTCGCATCGTAAACCTCGACATGCAGGTCGTCTCGGACACCTATATCCACTCCTACAACGAGCAGATTCAGGAGACCAACAGCCGACTGGTCCACCTTCAGGAGACGATTTCCGAGGACGTGGAGAGTTCGCTCGACGACCTCTCGGACTCGGCGGCGGGCGTGGCCGAGAGCGCCGACGAAATCCACGACCTGACCCGCGAGCAGGCCAGCGACGTGGACGACATCGCCGAGGAGACCGAGAATATGAGCGCGACGGTCGAAGAGGTCGCGGCCAGCGCCGAGCAGGTCGAACAGACCAGCAGACAGGCCAAGGAACTCGCCACCGAGGGCCAACAGACCGCAAGCGACGCGATGGACGCGATGGCCGACATCGACGACGCGCGCGCCGACGTGACCGGCGACATGGCCGACCTGCAACAGACCGTCGCGGAGATCGACGAGGTGGTCGAGGTCATCGACGACATCGCCGAACAGACCAATCTGCTCGCGCTCAACGCCTCTATCGAGGCCGCTCGCGCGGGCGAGGCCGGGGACGGCTTCGCGGTCGTCGCCGAGGAAGTCAAGAACCTCGCCGAGCAGTCCAAAGAGCAGGCGAGCGAAATCGAGGCGATGGTCGGCGAGATTCAGGACAAGACCGACGACACCGTCGAGAGTTTGGATCGGACCGAGCGGCGCATCCAGTCGGGCGTCGATAACGTCGAGTCCTCGCTAGAGACCCTACAGGACATCGTGGAAGCTGTCGAGGAGACCGTCCACGGCATCGGCGAGGTCGCCGAAGCTACCGACGAGCAGGCCGTCGCGGCCGAACAGGTCTCGGCGATGGTTGATGAAGTCTCCCGCCACGCCAACAACATCGCCCGAGAGGTCGCGGAGGTCTCGGAGGCCACCGACGAACAGGTCGAGCGCATCGAGCGCATCGAGGAGTCCGTGGAGCGACTGGACGAAGAAGCGTCGTAG
- a CDS encoding phosphatase PAP2 family protein, with protein MFASLPLGTQFTLLVAVPSIAAMLVGKRVFLPEQRFRVLFTDFLRTDWKYLGVAWVVTEIVNTLALNFHVARTFTGAIYAVEGATVAAFQAFAVTPLTVLATGVYLVGFPFIVLFTYFKLKVHDEEEAYRYALAYVIVVVCAVPFFVLFPVKVSGLYLSTVEPLMYELTPAIEHGIYSTDTLVKAFPSLHTGLSVLAALYAQKADTRYAYTAAVLAGAIVLSTLYLGIHWVTDAAFAVLLVGVAYRLSQRVSEPHWAVVSREFVSGVRRYAWP; from the coding sequence ATGTTTGCCTCCCTCCCGCTCGGTACGCAGTTCACCCTCCTCGTCGCCGTCCCGAGCATCGCGGCCATGCTCGTGGGCAAGCGGGTCTTCCTCCCCGAACAGCGATTTCGAGTGCTCTTCACGGATTTCCTCCGAACCGACTGGAAGTACCTCGGCGTCGCGTGGGTCGTCACGGAAATCGTGAACACGCTCGCGCTCAACTTCCACGTCGCCAGAACGTTCACCGGCGCGATTTACGCCGTCGAAGGAGCGACCGTCGCGGCGTTTCAGGCGTTCGCGGTGACGCCGCTGACCGTGTTGGCGACCGGCGTCTATCTCGTCGGGTTCCCCTTCATCGTCCTGTTCACGTACTTCAAGCTGAAGGTCCACGACGAGGAGGAGGCCTACCGCTACGCGCTGGCGTACGTCATCGTGGTCGTCTGCGCGGTGCCCTTCTTCGTCCTGTTCCCGGTGAAGGTGTCGGGGCTGTACCTCTCGACGGTCGAACCGCTGATGTACGAACTCACACCCGCCATCGAACACGGCATCTACAGCACGGACACGCTGGTCAAGGCCTTCCCGAGCCTCCACACCGGCCTGTCGGTGCTGGCGGCCCTCTACGCCCAGAAGGCCGACACGCGCTACGCCTACACTGCCGCGGTGCTCGCGGGGGCCATTGTCCTCTCGACGCTGTATCTGGGTATCCACTGGGTGACCGACGCCGCGTTCGCAGTCCTGTTGGTCGGGGTCGCCTACCGACTCTCCCAGCGCGTCAGCGAACCTCACTGGGCGGTCGTCTCACGGGAGTTCGTCTCGGGCGTCCGGCGGTACGCGTGGCCGTGA
- a CDS encoding RNA methyltransferase, which yields MTPPAVAIVEPKTPGNIGTIARAMKNFGMHDLKLVDPPEFGRDSEAYGFAGQAREDVLPDADEVTFDHLVENYHTVGLTATTNEDARKHRRFPFKTPDELADSLRDVETDTCLVFGREDNGLTNDEMARVDEVCSIPASADYSSLNLGQAATVTLYELRELTVEETQLPDVERERADESEIEGFYDHFGEFLDAIGHPTEKRAKTVRLARRLLGRAHPTGREVRTLRGLLRRAMYHTEDGTDPAKESAVGSADPADDR from the coding sequence ATGACCCCGCCAGCAGTCGCCATCGTGGAACCGAAGACGCCGGGCAACATCGGCACCATCGCGCGGGCGATGAAGAATTTCGGCATGCACGACCTCAAACTGGTGGACCCGCCGGAGTTCGGCCGCGACAGCGAGGCCTACGGCTTCGCGGGACAGGCCCGCGAGGACGTGTTACCGGACGCCGACGAGGTGACGTTCGACCACCTCGTGGAGAACTACCACACCGTCGGGCTGACCGCGACGACCAACGAGGACGCCCGGAAGCACCGCCGGTTCCCCTTCAAGACGCCCGACGAGTTGGCCGACAGTCTCCGCGACGTGGAGACCGACACCTGTCTCGTCTTCGGCCGGGAGGACAACGGCCTGACGAACGACGAGATGGCTCGCGTTGACGAGGTGTGTTCGATTCCCGCCAGCGCAGACTACTCGTCGCTGAATCTGGGGCAGGCCGCAACCGTCACGCTCTACGAACTCCGAGAACTCACCGTCGAGGAGACCCAACTGCCGGACGTGGAGCGCGAGCGGGCCGACGAGTCCGAAATCGAGGGGTTCTACGACCACTTCGGCGAGTTTCTCGACGCCATCGGCCATCCCACCGAGAAGCGGGCCAAGACGGTGCGACTCGCCCGGCGACTTCTCGGGCGCGCGCATCCGACCGGCCGTGAGGTCCGGACGCTCCGGGGACTGCTCCGGCGCGCGATGTATCACACCGAGGACGGAACCGACCCCGCGAAGGAGAGCGCGGTCGGGAGCGCCGACCCCGCGGACGACCGATAG
- a CDS encoding glutamate--cysteine ligase family protein: MPESDLAAQVEDVLSVAPDEFQAQVEADAEVIVEEIEDGTFDNPQAIIGFEYEFYAVDAESGALRRVPRRLLDLIGFEKELGLHNAEMSTSPQPLNTHGLAAQEAEVKAQLSAAEDRTGAEGMRLVSDAMWTVPPEGETAEEYLTDSVSDRGVRIASNMSDSVRYHAMANSDGRAGMALDAPHVSLDADTVMPESLITSIQPHYQVPHARDLPTYFQYALRIAGPLLALGVNSPFFPPDLYDADATAEEILADGYDEHRIGVFETALNRSGDDPDKVRFPREFDSVEQAVERIANDRTIVPMPVETADRFDDEFAHFRLKHGTYWRWVRPVFGGATRSAANARIEFRPIAAQPTVRDSIAFQAAFAGLLESTFRREHPVRHLDWVVAKDNFYGAMEDGLDADIYWITNDGKETTDHEQMYEDIFAHAKDGLQMRGLSDQDAAKYLYPLRQRARHRLTPASWKRERVRDRLDDGADFEDAVYGMQSDYVEMQSETLIDGTFADWVGRGDTEMERED; this comes from the coding sequence ATGCCTGAGTCCGACCTCGCGGCGCAGGTCGAAGACGTGCTTTCGGTCGCCCCCGACGAGTTTCAAGCGCAGGTCGAAGCGGACGCGGAGGTTATCGTCGAGGAGATAGAGGACGGGACCTTCGACAACCCGCAGGCCATCATCGGCTTCGAGTACGAGTTCTACGCGGTTGACGCCGAGAGCGGCGCTCTCCGGCGGGTGCCGCGGCGACTCCTCGACCTCATCGGCTTCGAGAAGGAACTGGGACTGCACAACGCCGAGATGTCTACCAGTCCGCAACCGCTCAACACGCACGGACTGGCCGCCCAAGAGGCCGAGGTGAAAGCCCAACTCTCGGCCGCAGAGGACCGCACCGGCGCGGAGGGGATGCGACTGGTCAGCGACGCCATGTGGACTGTCCCGCCCGAGGGCGAGACGGCCGAGGAGTATCTCACCGACAGCGTGTCCGACCGCGGGGTTCGCATCGCCTCGAACATGAGCGACTCGGTGCGCTACCACGCGATGGCCAACTCCGACGGGCGGGCCGGAATGGCTCTCGACGCCCCGCACGTCTCGCTGGACGCCGACACCGTGATGCCCGAGAGCCTCATCACCTCCATCCAGCCCCACTATCAGGTGCCCCACGCGCGAGACCTGCCGACCTACTTCCAGTACGCGCTCCGTATCGCCGGTCCCTTGCTCGCGCTCGGGGTGAACTCGCCGTTCTTCCCGCCGGACCTCTACGACGCCGACGCCACCGCCGAGGAGATTCTGGCCGACGGCTACGACGAGCATCGCATCGGCGTCTTCGAGACGGCCCTCAATCGGTCGGGCGACGACCCCGACAAAGTTCGGTTTCCGCGGGAGTTCGACAGCGTCGAGCAGGCCGTCGAGCGCATCGCCAACGACCGGACCATCGTCCCGATGCCCGTCGAGACCGCCGACCGGTTCGACGACGAGTTCGCCCACTTCCGACTCAAGCACGGCACCTACTGGCGGTGGGTCCGGCCGGTGTTCGGCGGGGCCACGCGGTCGGCCGCCAACGCCCGCATCGAGTTCCGACCCATCGCGGCCCAACCGACCGTCCGGGACTCCATCGCGTTTCAGGCCGCGTTCGCTGGCCTGCTCGAATCGACCTTCCGGCGCGAACACCCGGTCCGGCACCTCGACTGGGTGGTCGCCAAGGACAACTTCTATGGCGCGATGGAGGATGGACTCGACGCGGACATCTACTGGATAACCAACGACGGCAAGGAGACCACCGACCACGAGCAGATGTACGAAGACATCTTCGCCCACGCCAAGGACGGTCTCCAGATGCGCGGCCTGAGCGACCAAGACGCCGCGAAGTATCTCTATCCGCTCCGCCAGCGCGCCCGCCACCGACTGACTCCGGCGAGTTGGAAGCGCGAACGCGTCCGGGACCGACTGGACGACGGCGCGGACTTCGAGGACGCGGTGTACGGGATGCAGTCCGACTACGTCGAGATGCAGAGCGAGACGCTGATAGACGGCACGTTCGCGGACTGGGTGGGTCGCGGGGATACGGAGATGGAGCGCGAAGACTGA
- a CDS encoding PQQ-binding-like beta-propeller repeat protein, producing the protein MVSDLSRRSALFGLGTGLCGLGAVRAIRPDDVTDSQSRTNSALDWPMARYDAAGTGYNPDAAGPKDGARVKWEREPDGFSGGTESPILLGDTLYATGQRLLALDAETGETRFGHEGSYWSSPARAAAEAYDTDTLAVSTRRTVAGLNADGGVRLFDREFGVERWRGPRPKSALSFLTSVPPVAVGGTVYAVIPGTGQVVALDASSGRELWRRSPGDGLQRLAVRNGRVFAVHWPYRATAYDADTGERLWRTDLEEQMVLPPTATGEGVLVPDRTGLTLLDADDGSVRWRADHDGNATEGAAAVADGAAYVQSNASEDSLHALDLETGEERWSAAVGREGTPVVADGVVYARDHNDLVALDADDGTVRWRYDSRLPLSTPAVGDGVLYAVAHGRIVALEEKR; encoded by the coding sequence ATGGTCTCCGACCTCTCGCGCCGGTCTGCCCTCTTCGGACTCGGGACCGGACTGTGCGGACTAGGCGCGGTCCGCGCCATCCGACCGGACGACGTGACCGACTCGCAGTCCCGCACAAACTCGGCGCTCGACTGGCCGATGGCGCGCTACGACGCCGCGGGCACCGGCTACAACCCCGACGCCGCCGGACCGAAGGACGGCGCGCGGGTGAAGTGGGAGCGAGAACCGGACGGCTTCTCCGGCGGCACCGAGTCACCGATTCTGCTCGGCGACACGCTCTACGCGACCGGCCAGCGACTCCTCGCGCTCGACGCCGAGACCGGCGAGACGCGATTCGGCCACGAAGGGTCGTATTGGTCGAGTCCGGCGCGCGCCGCGGCCGAGGCGTACGACACCGACACGCTGGCGGTTTCGACGCGGCGGACCGTGGCGGGTCTGAACGCGGACGGTGGCGTTCGCCTGTTCGACCGCGAGTTCGGCGTCGAGCGATGGCGCGGTCCCCGACCCAAGTCGGCACTGAGTTTCCTCACGTCCGTGCCGCCGGTCGCCGTCGGTGGAACCGTCTACGCGGTGATTCCCGGCACCGGACAGGTCGTCGCGCTCGACGCGAGTAGCGGCCGGGAACTGTGGCGACGCTCCCCCGGCGACGGACTCCAGCGTCTCGCGGTCCGGAACGGGCGGGTCTTCGCGGTCCACTGGCCGTACCGAGCGACTGCCTACGACGCGGACACCGGCGAGCGACTGTGGCGGACCGACCTCGAAGAGCAGATGGTCCTCCCACCGACTGCGACCGGCGAGGGCGTACTCGTCCCGGACCGAACCGGCCTCACCCTGCTGGACGCCGACGACGGGAGCGTCCGCTGGCGCGCCGACCACGACGGCAACGCGACCGAAGGCGCGGCCGCAGTCGCCGACGGCGCGGCGTACGTCCAGTCGAACGCCAGCGAGGACTCGCTCCACGCGTTGGACCTCGAAACGGGCGAGGAGCGTTGGTCGGCCGCCGTCGGACGCGAGGGGACGCCCGTCGTCGCTGACGGCGTCGTCTACGCCCGAGACCACAACGACCTCGTGGCGCTCGACGCCGACGACGGCACGGTTCGCTGGCGATACGACTCTCGGCTCCCGCTCTCGACGCCCGCCGTCGGCGACGGGGTGCTGTACGCCGTCGCCCACGGCCGAATCGTCGCGCTGGAGGAAAAGCGATGA
- the psmB gene encoding archaeal proteasome endopeptidase complex subunit beta, producing MRSPMHGSEFSQNVSRLEADDTNPYEPELGSLPNRSVDTEDVQELKTGTTTIGLTTADGVVMVTDKRASLGNMVSSKTAQKVEQVHPSAALTISGSVSAAQSLIRTLQVEGNLYDSRRGEEMSMQALSTLTGNLLRSGGFLITVPVLGGVDEEGGHIYSYDALGGVTEETYSVSGSGSQFALGVLEQEYDEEMSQDEAREVAVRALKSAVERDTASGNGIWLAEIDEDGVEISDYEDYDDAL from the coding sequence ATGCGTAGCCCAATGCACGGTTCCGAATTCTCCCAGAACGTCTCGCGGCTCGAAGCCGACGACACGAACCCCTACGAGCCGGAACTCGGCTCGCTCCCGAACCGCTCGGTCGATACCGAGGACGTTCAGGAGCTGAAGACCGGCACCACGACCATCGGTCTGACGACCGCCGACGGCGTCGTGATGGTCACGGACAAGCGCGCCAGCCTCGGTAACATGGTCTCCTCGAAGACCGCCCAGAAGGTCGAGCAGGTCCACCCGTCGGCCGCGCTCACCATCTCCGGGTCGGTCTCGGCGGCCCAGTCGCTCATCCGCACGCTGCAGGTCGAGGGCAACCTCTACGACTCCCGACGCGGCGAAGAGATGAGCATGCAGGCGCTCTCGACGCTGACGGGCAACCTCCTGCGCTCGGGCGGCTTCCTCATCACGGTCCCGGTCCTCGGTGGCGTGGACGAGGAAGGCGGTCACATCTACTCCTACGACGCGCTCGGCGGCGTGACCGAGGAGACCTACAGCGTCTCCGGGTCCGGGTCGCAGTTCGCGCTCGGTGTCCTCGAACAGGAGTACGACGAGGAGATGAGTCAGGACGAGGCCCGCGAGGTCGCCGTCCGCGCGCTCAAGAGCGCGGTCGAACGCGACACCGCGTCCGGGAACGGCATCTGGCTCGCCGAAATCGACGAGGACGGCGTCGAGATTTCGGACTACGAAGACTACGACGACGCGCTGTAA
- a CDS encoding DUF555 domain-containing protein, with translation MSNYLVAMEAAWLVRDVEDIDDAIGVSVSEAGRRLNEKDMDYVEVEVGATGCPACGEPFDSAFIAAGTALVGLLLEMKVFNADSEEHAQRIAKSEIGGALRDVPLEIVETIEYEEDEDIELGGSDE, from the coding sequence ATGAGCAACTATCTCGTTGCGATGGAGGCGGCATGGTTGGTGCGCGACGTAGAGGACATCGACGACGCTATCGGCGTCTCGGTCAGTGAAGCCGGTCGGCGGCTGAACGAAAAGGACATGGACTACGTGGAGGTCGAGGTCGGCGCGACTGGCTGTCCGGCGTGTGGCGAGCCGTTCGACTCGGCGTTCATCGCGGCGGGAACCGCGCTCGTCGGTCTCCTGTTGGAGATGAAGGTCTTCAACGCCGACAGCGAGGAACACGCCCAGCGCATCGCCAAGAGCGAAATCGGCGGCGCGCTCCGCGACGTGCCCCTCGAAATCGTCGAGACCATCGAGTACGAGGAAGACGAGGACATCGAACTCGGCGGCAGCGACGAGTAA
- a CDS encoding CBS domain-containing protein, with the protein MELPTPQDIRERRTELGLTQSELADRAGVSQPLIARIEGGDVDPRLSTLRHIVDALDESEGDIVRAGDLMHEDVVSVGPDDSVSRAVTKMQDAGFSQLPVINEGVPVGSISFEDLMSVGEESRDQPVSEFMGESFPTKSRNATLDELSTDLGHNKAVIVTERGNTVGIITEADIAARLS; encoded by the coding sequence ATGGAACTACCGACGCCCCAAGACATCCGGGAGCGCCGGACCGAACTCGGTCTGACCCAGAGCGAACTGGCCGACCGCGCGGGCGTCTCGCAGCCGCTCATCGCGCGCATCGAGGGCGGAGACGTGGACCCGCGGCTCTCGACGCTCCGGCACATCGTGGACGCCCTCGACGAGTCGGAGGGCGACATCGTGCGCGCGGGCGACCTGATGCACGAGGATGTGGTCAGCGTGGGTCCCGACGACTCGGTCAGCCGAGCCGTGACGAAGATGCAGGACGCGGGCTTCTCGCAGTTGCCCGTCATCAACGAGGGCGTGCCCGTCGGCTCCATCAGTTTCGAGGACCTGATGAGTGTCGGCGAGGAGTCACGCGACCAGCCGGTCTCGGAGTTCATGGGCGAGAGCTTCCCCACCAAGTCCCGGAACGCCACGCTGGACGAACTGAGTACGGACCTCGGCCACAACAAGGCGGTCATCGTGACCGAGCGCGGAAACACGGTCGGTATCATCACGGAAGCGGACATCGCGGCGCGGTTGTCCTGA
- a CDS encoding pyridoxal phosphate-dependent aminotransferase produces the protein MTDFSDRVEQVSISGIREVFEMAGEDAINLGLGQPDFPTPEHARRAAVEAIEAGKADAYTSNKGTLELREAISAKHDRDNDFSVPPENLVATAGGSEALHLALEAHVDAGEEVLFPDPGFVSYDALTRLAGGDPKPVALREDLTLDPAAVEEAITDDTAAFIVNSPANPTGAVQSEADMREFARIADEHDLLCISDEVYEHIVFEGDHHSPMAYAESDNVVVVNACSKTYSMTGWRLGWVAASERRIERMLRVHQYVQACASAPAQFAAEAALSGPQDPVSEMVAAFEERRDVLLDGFADMGLDCPTPEGAFYAMPKVPEGWTDEVLDRGVVVVPGEAFGDHGEGYARISYATDMETLKEAIEVMREATNAVR, from the coding sequence ATGACGGACTTCTCCGACAGGGTCGAGCAGGTTTCGATCAGCGGCATCCGCGAAGTATTCGAGATGGCTGGCGAGGACGCCATCAACCTCGGTCTCGGGCAACCGGACTTCCCGACGCCGGAACACGCCCGACGGGCCGCAGTCGAGGCCATCGAGGCCGGGAAGGCCGACGCCTACACCTCCAACAAGGGGACGCTCGAACTCCGGGAGGCCATCAGCGCGAAACACGACCGGGACAACGACTTCTCGGTCCCGCCGGAGAACCTCGTCGCCACCGCAGGCGGAAGCGAAGCCCTCCACCTCGCGCTGGAGGCCCATGTGGACGCTGGCGAGGAAGTTCTCTTTCCCGACCCCGGATTCGTCTCCTACGACGCGCTGACCCGCCTCGCTGGCGGCGACCCCAAGCCCGTCGCCCTGCGCGAGGACTTGACCTTGGACCCCGCGGCGGTCGAAGAGGCCATCACCGACGACACCGCGGCCTTCATCGTCAACAGCCCCGCGAACCCTACGGGCGCGGTCCAGAGCGAGGCGGACATGCGGGAGTTCGCCCGCATCGCCGACGAACACGACCTGCTGTGTATCTCCGACGAGGTGTACGAACACATTGTCTTCGAGGGCGACCACCACTCGCCGATGGCTTACGCCGAGTCGGACAACGTGGTCGTCGTCAACGCCTGCTCGAAGACCTACTCGATGACGGGGTGGCGACTCGGGTGGGTTGCCGCGAGCGAGCGCCGCATCGAGCGCATGCTCCGAGTCCACCAGTACGTACAGGCCTGCGCCAGCGCCCCGGCGCAGTTCGCCGCCGAGGCCGCTCTCTCCGGCCCGCAGGACCCCGTCTCCGAGATGGTCGCCGCGTTCGAGGAGCGCCGCGACGTGCTTCTCGACGGCTTCGCCGACATGGGCCTCGACTGTCCGACGCCCGAGGGTGCGTTCTACGCGATGCCGAAGGTGCCCGAAGGCTGGACCGACGAGGTGCTGGACCGCGGCGTCGTCGTCGTGCCCGGCGAGGCCTTCGGCGACCACGGCGAGGGTTACGCCCGCATCTCCTACGCGACCGACATGGAGACCCTGAAGGAGGCCATCGAGGTCATGCGCGAGGCGACGAACGCGGTTCGGTGA
- a CDS encoding antitoxin VapB family protein, giving the protein MGTKTIWVSDEIYERLETRKQDDESFTDLFE; this is encoded by the coding sequence ATGGGAACAAAGACGATTTGGGTCAGCGACGAAATCTACGAACGACTCGAAACGCGAAAGCAGGACGACGAGAGTTTCACCGACCTCTTCGAATGA